A stretch of Campylobacter gracilis DNA encodes these proteins:
- a CDS encoding tautomerase family protein, translating to MPFVNIKVAAPEPTKEQKKQIIAEITNTLARVLGKDPAAILVMIETLGMDSIGKSGLSLEEIKQNKEKK from the coding sequence ATGCCATTCGTAAATATAAAAGTAGCCGCTCCGGAGCCTACAAAAGAGCAAAAAAAGCAAATCATCGCCGAGATTACGAATACGCTAGCACGCGTATTAGGCAAAGACCCAGCCGCAATACTCGTGATGATCGAAACGCTCGGTATGGACAGCATCGGTAAAAGCGGTCTAAGTCTTGAGGAGATCAAACAAAATAAAGAGAAAAAATGA